A DNA window from Impatiens glandulifera chromosome 7, dImpGla2.1, whole genome shotgun sequence contains the following coding sequences:
- the LOC124945927 gene encoding pathogen-related protein, which produces MAGEVPFRVAAEKYRSLLNEETHNTQWRHGGPPIYDVVNKLFEEGRTKEWEEGSLGETVQNAIKTWEMELSHKTNLQDFKTINPDKFKFIVNGKEGLSGEETLALGSYNALLKNTLPDKYKLYKAEEETFESSHDLFRSAFPRGFAWEVIDVYSGPPIISYKFRHWGYFEGPFKGHAPSGDMVQFYGMGTLKVDEYLKVEDVEIYYDPAELLAGLLKGSLISDQDEVNCPSITSSCPFHK; this is translated from the exons ATGGCTGGTGAAGTTCCATTTAGGGTTGCAGCTGAGAAATACAGATCTCTCTTGAATGAAGAAACACATAATACACAGTGGAGACATGGCGGCCCTCCGATTTATGATGTCGTCAATAAGCTCTTTGAAGAAGGAAGAACCAAG GAATGGGAAGAAGGATCGTTAGGAGAGACGGTTCAAAATGCAATCAAGACTTGGGAAATGGAACTTTCGCACAAGACTAACTTGCAAGATTTCAAGACCATCAACCCCGATAAGTTCAAGTTCATAGTTAACG GTAAAGAGGGATTATCAGGAGAAGAAACACTAGCCTTGGGAAGTTACAATGCATTGTTGAAGAATACTCTACCCGATaagtacaaattatataaagccGAAGAAGAGACCTTCGAATCATCACACGATCTCTTTAGGTCGGCTTTTCCACGAGGATTTGCATGGGAAGTTATCGATGTATATTCGGGACCTCCTATAATTTCTTACAAGTTTAGGCACTGGGGTTACTTTGAAGGTCCTTTTAAGGGACATGCTCCTAGTGGGGATATGGTCCAGTTCTATGGCATGGGCACACTTAAG GTTGATGAATATCTAAAGGTTGAAGATGTTGAAATTTATTATGATCCAGCAGAACTGCTTGCTGGCCTACTTAAGGGCTCTCTGATTTCTGATCAAGATGAGGTTAATTGTCCATCTATTACCAGCAGCTGCCCATTTCacaagtaa
- the LOC124910429 gene encoding anaphase-promoting complex subunit 6 isoform X2, whose amino-acid sequence MPGNGTKLLSKLILYVMRHWIVLLRITCLHVRKTEEDLLSSLSFSPEDGWIASFYSCLLKKYDKETSVEAKFRDLEEEDSNVKPSKQSFLCTLKNNTDLLACKADYYHQCGEYHKCFELTSLLLEKDPFHLKATLVHLAAAMELGHSNELYLMSCNLVKDYPQKALSWFAVGCYYYCIKKYDQSRRHFSKATTFDVTFPPAWIGCGNAYAAQEEGDQAMSAYRTAARLFPGCHLPTLYIGMEYMRTHSFKLAEQFFMQAKRICNSDPLVYNELGVVSYHMKEYRKSVRWFERTLEHAPSPLTEMWEPTLVNLAHALRKLKRYEEAITYYDKALALSTKSLSSYAGLAYTYHLQDNYSAAITCYHKALWLKPDDQFCSEMLNLALIDEGRSGIDPPQDRMS is encoded by the exons GCACTGGATCGTCTTATTGAGAATCACATGCTTACATGTGaggaag ACAGAAGAAGACTTGCTTTCATCACTTTCTTTTTCTCCTGAAGATGGGTGGATTGCCTCATTCTATTCTTGTTTGTTAAAGAAA TATGATAAAGAAACTTCTGTAGAAGCCAAGTTCAGAGAcctagaagaagaagattctAATGTTAAACCATCAAAACAATCTTTCTTATGTACATTGAAGAACAATACTGATCTCTTGGCATGCAAAGCGGATTATTACCATCAGTGTGGCGAGTACCATAAATGCTTTGAACTGACGTCATT GTTGCTTGAAAAGGACCCCTTCCATCTGAAAGCTACTCTTGTGCATCTGGCAGCTGCTATGGAGCTTGGACATTCAAATGAACTCTATCTTATGTCATGCAATTTGGTGAAGGATTACCCTCAAAA GGCCTTATCATGGTTTGCAGTTGGCTGCTATTATTATTGTATCAAGAAGTATGATCAATCACGCCGCCATTTCAG CAAGGCTACAACTTTTGATGTAACATTTCCACCAGCCTGGATAGGCTGTGGGAATGCATATGCTGCTCAAGAAGAAGGTGATCAAGCCATGTCAGCCTATCGAACTGCTGCTCGTTTATTTCCGGG GTGCCATTTGCCAACTTTATACATCGGGATGGAATATATGAGGACACATAGCTTCAAACTTGCAGAGCAG TTTTTCATGCAGGCAAAGAGGATATGCAATTCAGATCCCCTTGTATATAATGAACTTGGTGTTGTCTCCTATCATATGAAAGA GTATAGAAAGTCTGTGAGGTGGTTTGAAAGAACACTGGAGCATGCTCCATCCCCATTAACTGAAATGTGGGAACCAACGCTGGTTAATTTGGCCCATGCATTAAGAAAATTGAA GAGGTATGAAGAAGCAATTACATACTATGACAAAGCACTTGCTCTTTCAACCAAAAGTTTGAGTTCATATGCAGGTCTAGCATATACATACCATTTGCAG GATAATTATTCTGCAGCAATTACTTGTTATCATAAA GCATTGTGGCTAAAACCTGATGATCAATTCTGTAGTGAGATGCTAAACTTGGCTCTTATAGATGAGGGCAGAAGTGGCATAGACCCGCCCCAAGATAGAATGTCGTAG